From one Dermacentor variabilis isolate Ectoservices chromosome 3, ASM5094787v1, whole genome shotgun sequence genomic stretch:
- the LOC142574845 gene encoding uncharacterized protein LOC142574845, whose amino-acid sequence MCSLRAVSAASGRGSTVSAEDYKVILPQLPTGNASLNTVFLHCDVSARPYRINDFEEEIERLQVVKDVASIGAYQMNHAWALTTHSMAAKQVLVDAKELRIKGKRCLVIDPNDSQVRVKLHWLPYHISDDAVRKALEPYGKIEEMSRETWQTGKFKGAQTSSRSVILRLKHGFTVESLPHQIRIQGSNTLVIVPGRPPLCLRCKKSGHIRKDCRIPRCSACRKFGHEADDCRKTYATMTREDGENADTDALMDEDEAVETLQPRTINLSAWVPEPATPTTQKEAEADSPVKAVSPVVSVTTDKISGEPEEKCSVVFQVPCPSVLVESPTASKVSYPAEPERPETPVASDDAISATEAEIADLGAERPKTPAASEAPYLPMEAETPEAYHSLESEPEDASNRATRMPELGSDEDEGTLQR is encoded by the coding sequence ATGTGCTCTCTCCGAGCGGTGTCAGCGGCTTCAGGCCGTGGTTCTACTGTATCTGCTGAGGATTACAAGGTTATTCTGCCCCAACTGCCAACTGGAAACGCTTCCCTGAACACTGTATTTCTTCATTGTGATGTGTCTGCGAGGCCCTACCGAATCAACGATTTCGAAGAAGAAATTGAGCGCCTACAAGTAGTCAAGGATGTAGCGTCGATCGGTGCCTACCAGATGAATCATGCCTGGGCGCTAACGACACATTCCATGGCCGCAAAACAAGTGCTCGTAGATGCAAAGGAACTGCGCATCAAAGGTAAAAGATGCCTTGTCATCGATCCCAACGACAGTCAGGTGAGAGTCAAACTTCACTGGCTTCCTTACCATATCAGTGACGACGCCGTGCGAAAAGCGTTGGAACCATATgggaaaattgaagaaatgagTAGAGAAACGTGGCAGACTGGAAAATTCAAGGGAGCGCAAACCTCATCTAGGTCGGTGATTTTGAGACTGAAACACGGATTTACTGTCGAATCGCTTCCGCATCAGATTCGTATTCAGGGCAGCAACACTCTTGTAATTGTGCCTGGACGACCACCCCTGTGTCTGAGATGTAAGAAATCGGGCCATATAAGAAAGGATTGTCGTATCCCGCGGTGTTCTGCATGCCGCAAATTTGGTCATGAAGCTGACGACTGCAGGAAAACTTACGCTACCATGACACGGGAAGACGGCGAGAACGCCGACACAGATGCGCTCATGGACGAGGATGAAGCTGTAGAAACTTTACAGCCTCGTACCATTAATCTTTCCGCGTGGGTGCCTGAGCCTGCAACACCAACCACGCAAAAAGAAGCTGAGGCCGACTCTCCAGTGAAGGCTGTATCACCTGTTGTCTCTGTAACAACGGATAAAATCTCGGGGGAGcccgaagaaaagtgcagtgtaGTGTTTCAAGTTCCGTGCCCTTCAGTGCTTGTGGAGTCGCCGACGGCGTCTAAAGTGAGCTACCCAGCAGAACCAGAACGCCCGGAGACGCCCGTGGCGTCTGACGACGCAATATCTGCGACAGAAGCAGAGATTGCGGACTTAGGAGCGGAACGTCCCAAGACGCCAGCGGCGTCTGAAGCCCCGTACCTTCCAATGGAAGCGGAGACGCCAGAGGCGTACCATTCCCTGGAGTCTGAGCCGGAGGACGCAAGCAATAGGGCTACAAGGATGCCTGAGCTTGGTTCGGACGAGGATGAAGGCACATTACAGAGATGA